In a single window of the Agromyces sp. H17E-10 genome:
- the ald gene encoding alanine dehydrogenase has translation MRIGVPAEIKNNEFRVAMNPAGVHALTQRGHSVAIESGAGLGAGYTDAEYTEAGATIVATAAEAWSNELVLKVKEPIASEYGYLRDDLTLFTYLHLAADLPLTKAILDSGVTAIAYETVQLADRSLPLLTPMSEVAGRLAPQVGAAELHASKGGRGVLLAGVPGTAPANVVVIGGGVAGEQAAATALGLGADVTVFDISLPKLREIDGRYHGRIKTMASSSYEIARALKTADLVVGAVLIPGAAAPKVVTDEMVASMKPGAVLVDIAIDQGGCFEGSRPTTHAEPTFKVHDAIYYCVANMPGAVPATSAPALINATLPYALKIADLGWEAALDADPALAKGLNATAGKLTYEPVAAAHGLEYSAR, from the coding sequence ATGCGCATCGGCGTGCCTGCTGAGATCAAGAACAACGAATTCCGTGTCGCGATGAACCCCGCCGGGGTGCACGCGCTCACCCAGCGCGGCCACTCGGTCGCCATCGAGTCGGGCGCCGGGCTCGGCGCCGGCTACACCGACGCCGAGTACACCGAGGCCGGTGCGACGATCGTCGCGACCGCCGCCGAGGCGTGGTCGAACGAGCTCGTGCTCAAGGTCAAGGAGCCGATCGCGAGCGAGTACGGCTACCTCCGCGACGACCTCACGCTCTTCACCTACCTGCACCTCGCGGCCGACCTGCCGCTCACGAAGGCGATCCTCGACTCGGGCGTCACCGCCATCGCGTACGAGACCGTGCAGCTCGCCGACCGTTCGCTGCCGCTGCTCACCCCGATGAGCGAGGTCGCCGGCCGGCTCGCGCCCCAGGTCGGCGCCGCCGAGCTGCACGCCTCGAAGGGCGGCCGCGGCGTGCTGCTCGCGGGCGTGCCCGGCACGGCCCCCGCGAACGTCGTCGTCATCGGCGGCGGCGTCGCCGGCGAGCAGGCCGCGGCGACCGCTCTCGGCCTCGGCGCCGACGTCACCGTCTTCGACATCTCGCTGCCGAAGCTGCGCGAGATCGACGGCCGCTACCACGGCCGCATCAAGACCATGGCCTCGTCGTCGTACGAGATCGCCCGTGCCCTGAAGACGGCCGACCTCGTCGTCGGCGCCGTCCTCATCCCGGGCGCCGCAGCACCCAAGGTCGTCACCGACGAGATGGTCGCCTCGATGAAGCCGGGCGCCGTGCTCGTCGACATCGCGATCGACCAGGGCGGCTGCTTCGAGGGCTCGCGCCCGACCACGCACGCCGAGCCCACCTTCAAGGTGCACGACGCGATCTACTACTGCGTCGCGAACATGCCCGGTGCGGTGCCCGCGACCTCGGCGCCCGCGCTCATCAACGCGACGCTCCCGTACGCGCTGAAGATCGCCGACCTCGGCTGGGAGGCCGCCCTCGACGCCGACCCGGCGCTCGCGAAGGGCCTCAACGCCACCGCGGGCAAGCTCACGTACGAGCCCGTCGCCGCGGCCCACGGTCTCGAGTACTCGGCCCGCTGA
- a CDS encoding metal-sensitive transcriptional regulator, giving the protein MNGTLEEQRRIANRLKRARGQLTAVIEAVESGADCRTIVTRLATVSSALDKAGFAIISTAMRECLAEEPTAGDAEAGEVGSGERDRLDVDELERLFLSLA; this is encoded by the coding sequence GTGAACGGCACCCTCGAGGAGCAGCGCCGCATCGCCAACCGGCTGAAGCGCGCCCGCGGCCAGCTCACCGCGGTCATCGAGGCCGTCGAGTCGGGCGCCGACTGCCGCACGATCGTGACCCGGCTCGCGACGGTCTCGAGCGCGCTCGACAAGGCCGGGTTCGCGATCATCTCGACCGCGATGCGCGAGTGCCTCGCCGAGGAGCCGACGGCGGGCGACGCCGAGGCGGGCGAGGTCGGCTCCGGCGAGCGCGACCGGCTCGACGTCGACGAGCTCGAGCGCCTCTTCCTCAGCCTCGCCTGA
- a CDS encoding rhodanese-like domain-containing protein, with product MRSLSPTEVHATDDAYLIDVREAAELEQARIDGAHHIPLGELVARLDEVPRDRTVYVLCHVGGRSAQAVVYLEQQGVDAVNVDGGIVGWYREGLPVELGGAS from the coding sequence ATGCGATCCCTCTCCCCCACCGAGGTGCACGCCACCGACGACGCCTACCTCATCGACGTCCGCGAGGCCGCCGAGCTCGAGCAGGCGCGCATCGACGGCGCCCACCACATCCCGCTCGGCGAACTCGTCGCCCGCCTCGACGAGGTGCCTCGCGACCGCACCGTCTACGTGCTCTGCCACGTCGGCGGCCGCAGCGCGCAAGCGGTCGTCTACCTCGAGCAGCAGGGCGTCGACGCCGTGAACGTCGACGGCGGCATCGTCGGCTGGTACCGCGAGGGCCTGCCGGTCGAGCTCGGCGGTGCATCGTGA
- a CDS encoding FAD-dependent oxidoreductase: MHQTSPTEARPTTARPRVTVIVGGVAGGMSAATRLRRLDEHRVIVVVERSGAVSFANCGLPYHVSGVIADRDDLALQTPEKLAARFRIDARVRHEAIAVDRAAKTVDVRDLESGRVESIAYDELVLATGAAPRRPADVEHGAPLHVLRTLDDLDEIMAGLASLGDAPAVVVGGGYIGIELADNLVRRGVATTLVQRGGQVLGGLDPEMAAPVADHLAGRGIELELGRDVRRVARDHVELDDGTRLPAGVVFAAMGVTPESGLAADAGLAIGPTGGIVVDDAHRTSDPSIFAVGDVTELRDAIDGSSRLAPLAGLANRHGRAVADVIAGVGRPTAPALGTAIVDAAGLTVASTGWSERRAAERGRAVRVVHSHPASHAGYYPGAAPMSLKLVVDAESDRILGAQAVGTDGVDKRIDVLATAIATGMRAADLADLELAYAPQFGHAKDPINQLGYIAGNLASGEDRVIQWHELEAELADGAVLLDVRAESQLSEGRIPGATWIPVESLRDRHPEFAGRRVVVHCRVGQGAHTAARLLDRLGHDVVNLDGGFLTWRDGMRARELAAAAASRLDDGDLAA, from the coding sequence GTGCACCAGACCTCGCCCACTGAAGCCCGCCCGACCACCGCCCGACCCCGCGTGACCGTCATCGTCGGCGGCGTCGCCGGCGGCATGTCCGCCGCGACACGGCTGCGGCGGCTCGACGAGCACCGCGTGATCGTCGTCGTCGAACGCAGCGGCGCGGTCTCGTTCGCGAACTGCGGGCTGCCGTACCACGTCTCGGGCGTCATCGCCGATCGCGACGACCTCGCCCTGCAGACCCCCGAGAAGCTGGCGGCGCGGTTCCGCATCGACGCCCGCGTGCGGCACGAGGCGATCGCCGTCGACCGGGCGGCGAAGACCGTCGACGTGCGCGACCTCGAGAGCGGCCGCGTCGAGTCGATCGCCTACGACGAGCTCGTGCTCGCGACCGGTGCGGCTCCGCGCCGCCCCGCCGACGTCGAGCACGGCGCTCCCCTCCACGTGCTGCGCACGCTCGACGACCTCGACGAGATCATGGCCGGCCTCGCCTCGCTCGGCGACGCTCCCGCCGTCGTCGTCGGCGGTGGCTACATCGGCATCGAGCTCGCCGACAACCTCGTGCGCCGGGGCGTCGCGACGACGCTCGTGCAGCGCGGTGGCCAGGTGCTCGGCGGCCTCGACCCCGAGATGGCGGCCCCGGTCGCCGACCACCTGGCCGGCCGCGGAATCGAGCTCGAACTCGGCCGCGATGTCCGCCGCGTCGCCCGCGACCACGTCGAGCTCGACGACGGCACACGACTGCCGGCCGGGGTGGTGTTCGCGGCGATGGGCGTGACCCCCGAGTCGGGGCTCGCGGCCGACGCGGGCCTCGCGATCGGCCCGACCGGCGGCATCGTCGTCGACGACGCGCACCGCACGAGCGACCCCTCGATCTTCGCGGTCGGCGACGTCACCGAGCTCCGCGACGCGATCGACGGGTCGTCCCGGCTCGCCCCCCTCGCCGGGCTCGCCAACCGCCACGGCCGCGCCGTCGCCGACGTCATCGCCGGGGTCGGCCGACCGACCGCGCCGGCGCTCGGCACCGCGATCGTCGACGCTGCCGGGCTCACGGTGGCCTCGACCGGCTGGAGCGAGCGGCGCGCAGCGGAGCGCGGTCGCGCGGTCCGGGTGGTCCACTCGCACCCCGCATCGCACGCCGGGTACTACCCGGGTGCCGCACCCATGTCGCTGAAGCTCGTCGTCGACGCCGAGTCCGACCGCATCCTGGGCGCCCAGGCGGTCGGCACCGACGGCGTCGACAAGCGCATCGACGTCCTCGCGACCGCCATCGCGACCGGCATGCGGGCCGCCGACCTCGCCGACCTGGAGCTCGCCTACGCGCCCCAGTTCGGTCATGCGAAGGACCCGATCAATCAGCTGGGCTACATCGCCGGCAACCTCGCGTCGGGCGAGGACCGCGTGATCCAGTGGCACGAGCTCGAGGCCGAGCTCGCCGACGGCGCGGTGCTCCTCGACGTCCGCGCCGAGTCGCAGCTCTCCGAGGGCCGCATCCCCGGCGCGACCTGGATCCCCGTCGAGTCGCTGCGCGACCGGCACCCCGAGTTCGCGGGCCGCCGCGTCGTCGTGCACTGCCGCGTCGGCCAGGGCGCGCACACCGCCGCACGCCTGCTCGACCGGCTCGGGCACGACGTCGTCAACCTCGACGGCGGCTTCCTGACCTGGCGCGACGGCATGCGCGCCCGCGAGCTCGCCGCAGCCGCGGCATCCCGCCTCGACGACGGCGACCTCGCCGCCTGA
- a CDS encoding AAA family ATPase, protein MQHDITRPDGLSLGDPSLVAGNVAEPAWRRWNAELAAVGGRSPLTRFVDTPRTRIELSTTHPGGLPQFITGKSTLLSSLIRDELALRNARLAAAEITQKGIELRSVRGVESVHLAIGLASWRNGGEEYLAPVLLRPLAIRRYGRDFELKLKGQPFLNPALARELRDQFQITLDADAFVALAITNGVFKPQPVIDRLRGLTSHLPWFQVAPRLVVSSFAEVGPEMAIDAAKLEHPVIDALAGNPAARAAVTAARGERAKPVGQDDRPPSTDTLLLDADPEQEQVIAAIEQGASVVVKTLPGTGGTQTIVNAIGALVAADKRVLVVGARRASLDGIAHRLGQVGLGGAAVTTAGLRRELIQSISRNEKADRPRVADVDDALVRLRKVLLDYRTALTRTDPELHVSVLDALSELARLALLPTPPSTTARLDRVALAGLSTGRDGVARELARAAELGEFRYGPGDSPWYGASFTSSAEATSAHELAKRLSAVEVPRLLERGRALIAQTRLREFESVAELGVFLRLLLDVRETLDRFQPSVFDRPLGELIAATAPRRETGMSGANRRRLRRHALEFVRPGVHVTDLNAALRGIQQQRTLWQRYSDAGAIPGVPLGLDDVHVAYQHVSSDLATLDAPLDLVGTPRQLAARPIRDLVATLAGLAADSEVLANLQERTAILGRLRDRGLDPLLVDLAKRHVPEPRVADELELAWWQSVLEQVLAGEKALLGANTSVLDRLEGDFRLVDEAHASAAGPLLAWRLAENWKVALVDHPEEAAVLRRLLRGDRLRADALVTQTPNLFRVLAPVWLASPYEVAGVDDRIGFDTVVLVDAGATTIAENLGAIRRAKQVVAFGDPVTQTPTLFETGIDDGETPPARDHEHGGVDALHADSALARLGELLPTLTLTRSYRAGGEDLAELVNRRFYGGRIVSLPWAGSFLGHGSLGLHYVSGNGLPDSVTGTVESIDSEVAKVVELVMEHAVKRPRESLMVITASNRHAARVHQAVLAAFAKRSDLSDFILKDRAEPFTVLTLEQAVAQSRDRVIFSIGYGRTPHGRLLSNFGSLGEPGGDRLLAVGMTRARRSMDIVSAFRPDDIDESRQSHGVLALANVLTQTEERAADSGERLEVGSMLRDLAARLERRGIRTSVGYRGRLALAAAHAGKAVVVETDDAFAGQSLRESLRLRPDVLRRLGWHYLRVHSFELFGNPDAVAARVASVLGKPDPVPADDAVARAAGQRP, encoded by the coding sequence ATGCAACACGACATCACGCGCCCCGACGGCCTCAGCCTCGGCGACCCCTCGCTCGTCGCCGGCAACGTCGCCGAACCCGCCTGGCGACGGTGGAACGCGGAGCTCGCCGCGGTCGGCGGGCGATCGCCGCTCACCCGGTTCGTCGACACGCCGCGCACCCGCATCGAGCTCTCGACGACCCACCCCGGTGGGCTGCCGCAGTTCATCACGGGCAAGTCGACCCTCTTGTCGAGCCTCATCCGCGACGAGCTCGCGCTCCGCAACGCGCGGCTCGCCGCCGCCGAGATCACGCAGAAGGGCATCGAGCTGCGCAGCGTCCGCGGCGTCGAGTCGGTGCACCTCGCGATCGGCCTCGCCTCGTGGCGCAACGGCGGCGAGGAGTACCTCGCCCCCGTGCTGCTGCGTCCGCTCGCCATCCGCCGCTACGGACGCGACTTCGAGCTGAAGCTCAAGGGCCAGCCGTTCCTCAACCCGGCGCTCGCTCGCGAGCTGCGCGACCAGTTCCAGATCACGCTCGACGCCGACGCCTTCGTCGCCCTCGCGATCACGAACGGCGTGTTCAAGCCGCAGCCGGTCATCGACCGCCTGCGCGGGCTCACGAGCCACCTGCCGTGGTTCCAGGTCGCCCCGCGTCTCGTCGTCTCGTCGTTCGCCGAGGTCGGACCCGAGATGGCGATCGATGCCGCGAAGCTCGAACACCCCGTGATCGACGCGCTCGCCGGCAATCCCGCCGCGCGCGCCGCCGTCACCGCCGCGCGCGGCGAACGCGCCAAGCCCGTCGGACAGGACGACCGTCCGCCGTCGACCGACACCCTGCTGCTCGATGCCGACCCCGAGCAGGAGCAGGTCATCGCCGCGATCGAGCAGGGCGCCTCGGTCGTGGTGAAGACGCTGCCCGGCACGGGCGGCACGCAGACCATCGTCAACGCGATCGGCGCCCTCGTCGCCGCCGACAAGCGCGTGCTCGTCGTCGGTGCGCGCCGCGCGAGCCTCGACGGCATCGCCCACCGGCTGGGTCAGGTCGGCCTCGGTGGCGCGGCCGTCACGACCGCAGGTCTCCGGCGCGAGCTCATCCAGTCCATCTCGCGCAACGAGAAGGCCGATCGCCCTCGCGTCGCCGACGTCGACGACGCGCTCGTACGGCTGCGCAAGGTGCTCCTCGACTACCGCACCGCCCTCACCCGCACCGATCCCGAACTGCACGTCTCGGTGCTCGACGCCCTGTCGGAGCTCGCCCGCCTGGCGCTCCTGCCGACGCCCCCGTCGACCACCGCGCGGCTCGACCGAGTCGCGCTCGCGGGACTCTCGACGGGCCGTGACGGCGTCGCCCGCGAACTGGCCCGTGCCGCCGAGCTCGGCGAGTTCCGCTACGGGCCCGGCGACTCGCCGTGGTACGGCGCCTCGTTCACCTCCTCGGCCGAGGCGACGAGCGCGCACGAGCTCGCGAAGCGGCTCAGCGCCGTCGAGGTGCCCCGGCTCCTCGAGCGGGGGCGAGCCCTCATCGCCCAGACCCGGCTTCGCGAGTTCGAGTCGGTCGCGGAGCTCGGGGTGTTCCTGCGGCTCCTGCTCGACGTGCGCGAGACGCTCGACCGGTTCCAGCCCTCGGTGTTCGATCGGCCGCTCGGCGAGCTCATCGCCGCGACCGCACCGCGACGCGAGACGGGCATGTCGGGTGCGAACCGCCGCCGCCTCCGACGCCACGCGCTCGAGTTCGTACGCCCCGGGGTGCACGTCACCGACCTGAACGCCGCGCTCCGCGGCATCCAGCAGCAGCGCACGCTCTGGCAGCGCTACTCCGACGCGGGGGCGATCCCCGGTGTTCCCCTCGGTCTCGACGACGTGCACGTCGCGTACCAGCACGTCTCGAGCGATCTCGCGACCCTCGACGCGCCGCTCGACCTCGTCGGCACGCCGCGTCAGCTGGCCGCGCGTCCGATCCGCGACCTCGTCGCGACGCTCGCGGGCCTCGCCGCCGACTCCGAGGTGCTCGCGAACCTGCAGGAGCGCACCGCGATCCTCGGCCGGCTGCGCGACCGCGGCCTCGACCCGCTGCTCGTCGACCTGGCCAAGCGCCACGTGCCCGAACCGCGGGTCGCCGACGAGCTCGAGCTCGCGTGGTGGCAGTCCGTGCTCGAGCAGGTGCTCGCGGGCGAGAAGGCACTGCTCGGGGCGAACACGAGCGTGCTCGACCGGCTCGAGGGCGACTTCCGCCTCGTCGACGAGGCGCACGCCTCGGCCGCCGGCCCGTTGCTCGCCTGGCGGCTGGCCGAGAACTGGAAGGTCGCGCTCGTCGACCACCCCGAGGAGGCGGCCGTCCTCAGGCGTCTCCTGCGCGGCGACCGGTTGCGCGCCGACGCGCTCGTCACCCAGACGCCGAACCTGTTCCGGGTGCTCGCGCCCGTCTGGCTCGCGTCGCCCTACGAAGTCGCGGGCGTCGACGACCGCATCGGGTTCGACACCGTCGTGCTCGTCGATGCGGGAGCCACGACGATCGCCGAGAATCTCGGGGCCATCCGGCGCGCCAAGCAGGTCGTCGCCTTCGGCGATCCGGTCACGCAGACGCCGACCCTCTTCGAGACCGGCATCGACGACGGCGAGACGCCGCCGGCGCGCGATCACGAGCACGGCGGCGTCGACGCGCTGCACGCGGACTCGGCGCTCGCGCGGCTCGGCGAACTCCTGCCGACGCTCACGCTCACCCGCAGTTACCGCGCGGGCGGCGAGGACCTCGCCGAGCTCGTGAACCGCCGCTTCTACGGCGGGCGCATCGTCTCGCTGCCCTGGGCGGGCAGCTTCCTCGGGCACGGCAGTCTCGGCCTGCACTACGTCTCGGGCAACGGGCTGCCCGACTCGGTGACCGGCACGGTCGAGTCGATCGACTCGGAGGTCGCGAAGGTCGTCGAGCTCGTCATGGAGCACGCGGTGAAGCGCCCGCGCGAGTCGCTCATGGTCATCACGGCGAGCAACCGTCACGCGGCCCGCGTGCACCAGGCGGTGCTCGCCGCGTTCGCGAAGCGCTCAGACCTGTCCGACTTCATCCTGAAGGACCGGGCGGAGCCGTTCACGGTGCTGACGCTCGAGCAGGCCGTCGCCCAGAGCCGCGATCGCGTGATCTTCTCGATCGGTTACGGGCGCACGCCGCACGGGCGCCTGTTGTCGAACTTCGGCTCGCTCGGCGAGCCGGGCGGCGACCGGCTGCTCGCGGTCGGCATGACGCGTGCGCGCCGCTCGATGGACATCGTCTCGGCGTTCCGGCCCGACGACATCGACGAGTCGCGGCAGAGCCACGGCGTGCTCGCCCTCGCGAACGTGCTCACCCAGACCGAGGAGCGGGCGGCCGACTCGGGCGAGCGGCTCGAGGTCGGGTCGATGCTGCGCGATCTCGCGGCGCGCCTCGAGCGACGCGGCATCCGCACGAGCGTCGGCTATCGCGGGCGGCTCGCGCTCGCGGCGGCGCACGCGGGCAAGGCCGTCGTCGTCGAGACCGACGACGCGTTCGCCGGCCAGAGCCTGCGCGAGTCGCTGCGGCTGCGTCCCGACGTGCTGCGCCGGCTCGGCTGGCACTACCTGCGCGTGCACAGCTTCGAGCTCTTCGGCAACCCCGACGCGGTGGCCGCGCGGGTCGCCTCGGTGCTCGGCAAGCCCGACCCGGTGCCCGCCGACGACGCCGTCGCGCGTGCCGCCGGCCAGCGGCCGTGA
- the mscL gene encoding large-conductance mechanosensitive channel protein MscL, with protein sequence MIKGFKEFIMRGNVIDLAVAVVIGAAFTAVVNSIVENVINPLIGLLFNAESLDTALVWTVGDTKFSFGAVIGAIISFLAVAAVVYFVFVMPMNHFKERAEAKRKAGQPDPEEPETELTVLAQIRDLLAEQGPAAAQPGRHTDQ encoded by the coding sequence GTGATCAAGGGCTTCAAGGAATTCATCATGCGGGGCAACGTCATCGACCTCGCGGTCGCGGTCGTCATCGGCGCCGCGTTCACGGCGGTCGTGAACTCGATCGTCGAGAACGTCATCAACCCGCTGATCGGACTGCTGTTCAACGCCGAGAGCCTCGACACCGCTCTCGTCTGGACCGTCGGCGACACCAAGTTCAGCTTCGGCGCGGTGATCGGCGCGATCATCTCGTTCCTCGCCGTCGCCGCCGTCGTCTACTTCGTGTTCGTCATGCCGATGAACCACTTCAAGGAGCGCGCCGAGGCGAAGCGCAAGGCCGGGCAGCCCGACCCCGAGGAGCCCGAGACCGAGCTCACGGTGCTCGCCCAGATCCGCGACCTGCTCGCCGAGCAGGGCCCGGCCGCCGCGCAGCCGGGCCGACACACCGACCAGTAG
- a CDS encoding FmdB family zinc ribbon protein — protein MPTYSYRCTECGNAFDIHQAFTDDALTVCEVCGGKLRKLFNTIGVTFNGSGFYRTDSRAGSGAGGSKGGSDASSGSSSSGSSSSGSSSSSSGSSSSSKPASTGGGASSAS, from the coding sequence ATGCCCACGTATTCATACCGCTGCACCGAGTGCGGCAACGCCTTCGACATCCACCAGGCCTTCACCGACGACGCGCTCACCGTGTGCGAGGTCTGCGGCGGCAAGCTGCGCAAGCTGTTCAACACGATCGGCGTGACCTTCAACGGCTCGGGCTTCTACCGCACCGATTCGCGGGCGGGCTCCGGTGCGGGCGGCTCGAAGGGCGGGTCGGATGCCTCGTCGGGGTCATCCTCCTCGGGGTCGTCGTCATCGGGGTCGTCGTCATCGAGCTCGGGTTCGTCGAGCTCGTCGAAGCCGGCGTCGACCGGCGGGGGCGCTTCGTCGGCGTCCTGA
- a CDS encoding 5-formyltetrahydrofolate cyclo-ligase — MPDDPGVKKRILRAELRERRQNMSQRERTHATEGFTARLQELIGSTGAETVSCYLSMPSEPDTRPFVNWAEARGIRVLFPITREDGLLDWTVGEDETERLGPTGVPEADGELLGPMAINDVDLIIVPAAAIDATGMRLGWGRGYFDKTLGSMGKCPPVYAVVFDSEFVEQVPREVHDQPVNGVVTPTRIIAF; from the coding sequence ATGCCCGACGATCCCGGTGTGAAGAAGCGCATCCTGCGCGCGGAGCTGCGCGAGCGCCGTCAGAACATGTCGCAGCGCGAGCGCACCCACGCGACCGAGGGCTTCACGGCGCGACTGCAGGAGCTGATCGGCTCGACGGGCGCGGAGACGGTGTCGTGCTACCTCTCGATGCCGTCCGAGCCCGACACTCGGCCCTTCGTGAACTGGGCCGAGGCCCGCGGCATCCGCGTGCTCTTCCCGATCACCCGTGAGGACGGCCTGCTCGACTGGACCGTCGGCGAGGACGAGACCGAGCGCCTGGGCCCGACCGGCGTGCCCGAGGCCGACGGCGAACTGCTCGGCCCCATGGCGATCAACGACGTCGATCTCATCATCGTGCCGGCGGCGGCGATCGACGCGACGGGCATGCGCCTCGGCTGGGGCCGCGGCTATTTCGACAAGACCCTCGGTTCGATGGGAAAATGTCCTCCGGTGTATGCCGTGGTGTTCGACAGCGAGTTCGTCGAGCAGGTGCCGCGCGAGGTGCACGATCAGCCCGTGAACGGCGTCGTGACCCCCACCCGCATCATCGCCTTCTGA
- the galU gene encoding UTP--glucose-1-phosphate uridylyltransferase GalU: MTQRITKAVIPAAGLGTRFLPATKAMPKEMLPVVDKPAIQYVVEEAVNAGLTDVLMITGRNKNALENHFDRVAELEATLERKGDTAKLEKVNESTELADMHYVRQGDPLGLGHAVHRAHMHVGDEPFAVLLGDDIIDARDELLTRMLDEQQKRDASIVALLEVDPDQIHLYGAAQVESTDDPDVVRITGLVEKPAREVAPSNYAVIGRYVLKPEVFGVLAETAPGKGGEIQLTDALMTMAEDVQGTGGVYGVVFRGRRYDTGDKLDYIKAVIQLAVDRDDLGEDLKHWLIDYTTGLQSEPTT, from the coding sequence ATGACTCAACGGATCACGAAGGCGGTCATTCCTGCTGCTGGACTCGGTACGCGGTTCTTGCCGGCGACGAAGGCGATGCCGAAGGAGATGTTGCCGGTGGTGGACAAGCCGGCGATCCAGTACGTGGTCGAAGAGGCCGTGAATGCCGGGTTGACGGATGTGTTGATGATCACGGGTCGGAACAAGAACGCGTTGGAGAACCATTTCGACCGGGTCGCGGAGCTGGAGGCGACCCTGGAGCGGAAGGGTGACACGGCGAAGCTGGAGAAGGTGAACGAGTCGACCGAGCTGGCCGACATGCACTACGTGCGGCAGGGTGACCCGTTGGGGTTGGGGCATGCGGTGCATCGGGCGCACATGCATGTGGGTGATGAGCCGTTCGCGGTGCTGCTGGGTGATGACATCATCGACGCCCGCGACGAGCTGCTGACCCGGATGCTGGATGAGCAGCAGAAGCGGGATGCGTCGATCGTGGCGTTGTTGGAGGTGGATCCGGATCAGATCCACCTGTACGGGGCGGCGCAGGTCGAGTCGACCGATGACCCGGATGTGGTGCGGATCACGGGGTTGGTGGAGAAGCCCGCTCGTGAGGTGGCGCCGTCGAACTATGCGGTGATCGGCCGGTACGTGCTCAAGCCCGAGGTGTTCGGCGTCCTGGCCGAGACGGCGCCGGGCAAGGGTGGTGAGATCCAGTTGACCGACGCGTTGATGACGATGGCCGAAGACGTGCAGGGTACGGGCGGGGTGTACGGGGTCGTGTTCCGAGGTCGCCGGTACGACACGGGCGACAAGCTCGACTACATCAAGGCCGTGATCCAGCTCGCCGTCGACCGTGACGACCTCGGCGAAGACCTCAAGCACTGGCTCATCGACTACACCACCGGACTCCAGTCCGAACCCACCACCTGA
- a CDS encoding GNAT family N-acetyltransferase gives MALPTLRDGEVVLRPIRVRDAKVLERVLLANRGWLKQWEATYPGGGSFIDARASIRNLLAHARAGHGLPFVIEVGGELVGQLNVSSISYGSLSSATIGYWVSEHVAGRGITPTAVALATDYCFGALRLHRMEICIRPENGPSLRVVEKLGFRYEGLRRRFIHIDGAWCDHFSFALVSEEVPRGVLRRWRDGRVPADAARITADDRAAAAEPLKLTDR, from the coding sequence ATGGCCCTGCCCACGTTGCGCGACGGCGAGGTCGTGCTCCGGCCCATCCGGGTCCGCGACGCGAAGGTGCTCGAACGCGTGCTGCTCGCGAACCGCGGATGGCTGAAGCAGTGGGAGGCCACGTACCCGGGCGGCGGCTCGTTCATCGACGCGCGGGCGTCGATCCGCAACCTGCTCGCGCATGCGCGAGCAGGGCACGGGCTGCCGTTCGTCATCGAGGTGGGCGGCGAGCTCGTCGGCCAGCTCAACGTGTCGTCGATCAGCTACGGCTCGCTCTCGTCGGCGACGATCGGCTACTGGGTCTCCGAGCACGTGGCCGGCCGCGGCATCACGCCGACGGCGGTCGCCCTCGCGACCGACTACTGCTTCGGTGCGCTGCGACTGCATCGCATGGAGATCTGCATCCGTCCCGAGAACGGACCGTCGCTGCGCGTCGTCGAGAAGCTCGGGTTCCGCTACGAGGGACTCCGGCGCCGGTTCATCCACATCGACGGCGCCTGGTGCGACCACTTCTCGTTCGCGCTCGTGAGCGAGGAGGTGCCGCGCGGCGTGCTCCGCCGCTGGCGCGACGGCCGCGTACCCGCCGACGCGGCGCGCATCACCGCCGACGATCGCGCGGCCGCCGCGGAGCCGCTGAAGCTGACAGATCGCTGA